In Carya illinoinensis cultivar Pawnee chromosome 6, C.illinoinensisPawnee_v1, whole genome shotgun sequence, a single genomic region encodes these proteins:
- the LOC122314008 gene encoding benzyl alcohol O-benzoyltransferase-like: protein MAATTQSPVFTVRMGKPELISPAKPTPYEFKQLSDIDDQDSLRFQVLVMQFYRHDPSMQGRDPVKVIREALAQTLVFYYPFAGRLREGPGRKLIVECTGEGVVFIEADADVTLEQFGDALRPPFPCLEELLFELPGSGGILHCPLLLIQVTRLKCGGFIFGLRLNHTMSDAAGLVQFMTAVGELARGAGAPSVLPVWQRHLLNARDPTCLTCTHREYDEVIDTKGGSTITPLEDMAIRSFFFGRTEVSAIRRFVPHHLSQSTTFEVIIACLWRCRTIALQFDSNEEVRMMSVVNARSKFNHPLPSGYYGNVFAYPAAVTTAGKLCENTNLGYALELVRKAKKEVNEEYLRSVADLMVIRGRPVLTVVGSFLVSDVTSAGLEKVDFGWGKPAYSGPAECVVRSIPRTGSFYIPCKNSKGEEGIAVGICLPVPAMEIFVKELDFFLKNMPESGKKSTFNASKL, encoded by the exons ATGGCAGCAACAACTCAGTCTCCGGTATTCACAGTACGAATGGGTAAGCCCGAGTTAATATCTCCAGCTAAGCCCACACCCTACGAGTTCAAACAACTTTCTGATATCGACGATCAAGACAGTCTCCGATTTCAAGTCCTGGTGATGCAATTTTATAGACACGATCCCTCGATGCAAGGGAGAGACCCAGTGAAAGTCATCAGAGAGGCACTTGCTCAAACGCTCGTGTTTTACTACCCATTTGCAGGCAGGCTTAGAGAAGGGCCTGGAAGGAAACTTATAGTAGAATGCACCGGTGAGGGTGTCGTATTCATCGAGGCAGATGCCGATGTTACACTTGAGCAGTTTGGTGATGCTCTTCGACCTCCATTCCCGTGCTTGGAGGAGCTTCTTTTTGAACTTCCAGGCTCCGGAGGGATTCTTCATTGCCCATTACTGCTTATTCAG GTGACGCGGCTTAAATGCGGCGGGTTCATCTTCGGACTACGCCTCAACCACACGATGAGCGATGCCGCTGGTCTGGTCCAGTTCATGACAGCCGTGGGCGAGTTGGCGCGGGGGGCGGGCGCCCCTTCCGTCTTACCCGTATGGCAGAGACATCTCTTAAATGCGAGGGACCCAACATGCTTGACATGCACGCACCGCGAGTACGACGAGGTGATCGACACCAAGGGTGGCAGTACCATCACCCCGCTCGAGGACATGGCTATCCGCTCCTTCTTTTTCGGCCGTACCGAGGTGTCTGCCATCCGTAGGTTTGTGCCGCATCACCTGAGCCAGTCCACCACCTTTGAGGTGATCATCGCATGCCTTTGGCGATGCCGCACCATCGCACTCCAGTTCGACAGCAACGAGGAGGTGCGCATGATGTCCGTCGTCAACGCGCGTAGCAAGTTCAATCATCCGTTACCGAGCGGTTACTACGGCAACGTTTTTGCGTACCCAGCAGCAGTCACGACTGCCGGAAAGCTCTGCGAGAACACTAATTTGGGTTATGCTTTGGAATTGGTGAGGAAGGCAAAAAAAGAGGTGAACGAGGAGTATTTGCGGTCGGTGGCAGATCTAATGGTGATCAGAGGCCGGCCAGTCCTCACGGTGGTGGGGTCATTCCTCGTGTCAGATGTGACAAGCGCCGGGCTTGAAAAGGTGGACTTTGGGTGGGGCAAGCCAGCTTATAGTGGGCCAGCGGAATGTGTTGTGAGAAGCATTCCTAGAACGGGGAGCTTCTATATTCCTTGTAAGAATAGTAAGGGAGAGGAAGGGATAGCCGTGGGAATTTGCTTGCCAGTCCCAGCAATGGAAATATTCGTCAAGGAGTTGGATTTTTTTCTGAAAAACATGCCGGAGAGTGGCAAGAAATCCACTTTCAATGCGTCTAAATTGTGA